In Parasegetibacter sp. NRK P23, the genomic stretch CGTTCAGTGATTCGAAATACAATTGCTGGAACCGGATCAGGAGCAGGTCGTCGGCACGGAGCACCTCCCTTTCGGATAACGCGTTCCTTTTTTCGATGTATATTTTCCGGAGTTCTTTTTTGGTCATAGTATCCTTTTTAAAGTATCCGCCCACTCCGTGGCCTGCGCGGCAATTGTTTCCGGGGTGATGGCTGGCAGTTCGGGGAACGCGGCTAGTTGGGGCAACCCGCTCCAGTGGCATATTTCATCGGCATAATGCCCATAGCTTCCATTGAAGATCCAGCCTTTCACTTCAATATCTTTCATCCTGCAGTACTCTGCCGAAAGCATGGAGTGGTTGATGCTTCCCAGGTAATGCCTGCTCACTAAAATTGAAGGGATACTCAGTTGTTTGATCATATCCCCAACAAACTGTTTTTCGTTGAGCGGCACCATGATACCGCCTGCGCCTTCAATCAACAGGTATTGTTTCCCAGAAGAGGTTTTGCTGATGTGTTCCAGTATATTCCTGAAATCGCGCGTGATCTTTTTAATATCGATCTGAACCTTTTCG encodes the following:
- the bioD gene encoding dethiobiotin synthase, translating into MQETTVVPYFITGIGTDVGKTVSSAIVARALNAWYWKPIQAGLEPGTDQQTVAALADMPAEKILPESYRLLKPASPHWAARDEKVQIDIKKITRDFRNILEHISKTSSGKQYLLIEGAGGIMVPLNEKQFVGDMIKQLSIPSILVSRHYLGSINHSMLSAEYCRMKDIEVKGWIFNGSYGHYADEICHWSGLPQLAAFPELPAITPETIAAQATEWADTLKRIL